The region CATTGACGTTTAAAACATTTGCCATCTTAATCCTCCCTTCAGTTACGCTGTAGTTTATGCTTTACGGTTGCGAATTTCAACCATAACGCAAGCATGATGGACAACATTAAGCCCTAGGCTTTCCGCGGTGCGGATTACTTGTTCTGTATCAGCCCCCGGCTGCAGCCACACATTTTTAATATTTAGTTTAGCACAATCATGCAAAATCTTCTCCCCTACGCGCGGAGGTACAACAATGTCTACGACGTCTGGCTTGTCAGGAAGGTCGCCAAGTGTCGGATAGCATTTTTCGCCCTCAATTTCCGTGACGCCCGGATTTACCGCATACACTTTATACCCTGACTCACGTAAGAAGTGAAAAATTTTAAAACCAAACTTTTCCCGATTATTCGTCGCTCCGACTACGGCCCATGTTTTTAGTTTGAGAAAATCATCTATAAGTTTCAATTATTTTCCTCTCCTTGTCCATAAATTTTATTTACATTATATTCCTCTTGGTATTTTGAGTCAACTCGCGTCGTATTATACAGCTTTTGGCTTTCTTTACAGCCATTCTCGCGCATTGGCCGAACTAAAAAGAATCCGCATGCTTAATAAAACTTTGACTTAGCCTCAAAAGCAAAAAACTGAAACGGATAACTTTCCGCTTCAGTCTTTTTTATGTAAATCAGCCCGCGATGCCGTCACCTTACTATGTTCGAAACCCGCTTCTCGCAGGTGGGTATCCTAAGACGTGCTTTTGCCTTCCACTCAAAGGAGGCATGGCAGCCACACGCCATCGGATTCCCGATGTCATTCTGTAGGTTGAACATAACTCAAGGTTAACGAACATCACAGGCTTATTGCCGTATCAGCAGGATGTATAATATCATGAGACAATGGCCGCGCTCAAGTCCAGCCAATAATGATTAGGACTGTTTTCAATAAACTAAATCCGTCTAAGCCGACAAAGCTTTTTTATGCTCCGCGAAACCGCTCATCCTATCTCGCACAGGCAAGCAAAGACTGAGCAGCCAGCGCGAAACCCAACGGAGCAGACAGAACAATACAAAGACAAATGATTTTTAAGGCCTTCCACTTAGGTGGCAATTGGGCCTGCGTCCCATAGTAGTGCAGCCCTAATAAACAGATGAGCGACGGTATCCACACTAAGGCGTAAAAAAAGGCTAGCGGCACGCCGTAAAAAACCCTGCGCCAAAATAGCGCAAAGGCTACCAAGTTTTTCGGCCAAGACGGGAACTAGAGTCCTTTTAGGTGATGCACGTCATTCACCAAAGCGACGACAGCGCGCTCGCGGTAATACTCAATAATATTTACAGCGGTATTATCCTGCCGGATATTCCATACATAGTTAAGATGAATATTTAAAGCGGCGCACAAAAGGGTGCGAATTGTGCCGCCATGGGATACAACTACAATCGTCTGATTGGGGTGTTCGCTTACAATGCGTTTGATAGCCCCTTCGGCACGGGCCTTAAGTTCCCGGAATGTCTCCCCACCTGGAATTACCACATCGTCCGGGCTGGTATACAGTTTTTTCATAATATCCGGCCACTGGCTATTGATGCCGTCATAGGTCAGCCCTTCCCACGCGCCGAAACGTATTTCCCGCAGTTCTGGTACAGTAACTACGGATAGGCCATGTTTAGCTGCGATAAATTCGGCCGTTTTGTACGCCCGGCTTAGATCGCTGGCAAATACGGCGGCAACATTCTCACTCGCCAAGCGGTCAGCCACCAGTTGCGCTTGCCTAATTCCCAATTCCGTCAATTCGATGTCCGTATGTCCCTGATATTTCAGTTCCAAATTCCATATCGTCTGGCCATGGCGAACCAATATAACCTTAGTCATTTTGTCCCCCACATACTGCCGCCAGAATTCGCAGCAACTTTTTATTGTCTTCCTCTTTTTTCACGGCCACGCGTACATAATAAGGCGTCAAACCAGGATAGTTGCTGCAATCGCGAATTAATACATGCTCCTCCATCATAGCTTTTCGCAATGCAGCCGCCGTCATTCCCGTTCCGGCTACGTCGATAAAAACGAAATTAGCTGCCGGCGGAAAAGGCTTCAGTCCGGGTATTTGGGCCAGCCCATCGTATAAAGCCTTCTTGGCGCCAGCTACATATTGACGGCTCTTATTGCGGTACTCTTTATCCTGCAGGGCGGCCACCCCGGCGGCCTGGGCCAAAGCATTGACGTTCCATGGATCTTTGCCGGCATGCATGATAGCAGCCAACCGGGGAGCAGCTAGCGCAAACCCCAACCGTAGTCCTGGGATAGCATAAAACTTAGTAAGCGAGTGAAGAACTACTAAATTAGGGTAGCGAGCGAGCAAAGTTCGACAAGTATATCTCTCATCATCAAAAAGAAAATCAATGAAAGACTCGTCGACAACGACCGTAACATCGTTTTTGGCTGCGGCGTAAAGCAGCGGTTCCAATTCGCCCGCCGTCAGCACCGTCCCGGTTGGATTGTTGGGATTCCCGACAAAGACCATATCAATAAACGGAAGGGCAGCGATAATCCGCTCTACCGGAAGGGTAAATCCGTTATCCGGCGCGAGCGGCATATAACGGATAACGGCTTTTGCGGCGCGAGCCGCCCGTTCGTACTCACTGAACGTAGGCGCTGCCACCATTACCTGTTGGGGACGAAGGGCATGACAAAGCACATAAAGCAGTTCCACTGCCCCATTCCCGACCGTAATTTGGTCGACAGAAACGCCGTAATGCCGGCCGATGGCTTCTTTTAACGCCCATGCTTCGGCATCGGGGTAGTTCACAACGTCGTCAATACTGTCCAATAGACATCTCCGCACGCTAACCGGCAAACCAAAGGGGTTAATATTGGCGCTAAAATCAAGAAATTGTTCCGCATTTTTGCCCATTAGGCGAGCAGCTGCATAAATGTTCCCGCCATGTTCATAAATACTTTCCTGTGCCATACTAATCCCTCACAATTGTTAGACCGCCGGCAATGAGCCGAACCGTTCTAAAGAAAGCTATATTCGGACAAGCTGACAAAACGGCATCCACACAAGGGGCGATGGCCGCTTTCCTGTCTGCCGGAAACAGGACGCCAAGAACAGTGCCGCTATGTGCGACATTTACCCCCACCGCGCCAAAGCGTACTGTTAATTCAATAATTGTTTCAAGACAAGGCTTGTAAAGGATGGCTTGGTTGGCTATGGCACTAATGGTTGCCCCCTGTCCAATAAGAGAACTGTCGCCTGTCGCCAAGCCGCGCCGCACTAATTCCAGGGCTTGGCGCACCTGTTTTTCCTTGGCGGCATTTAAGCCAGCCAGATCGCTGCGCCGGTTAAAACACTGGGTGTCGACTTGTCCACCCACATCGAAAACAGCGATGAAAAGAGCCGGCGGCATGCCAAGAAAACGGCGGATACGGCCGTGGACATGGTCTATCATCATAATACCCGGATAAAAAAGGCCGTCGGTGGGTTCGATACTAAGCGCAATATCAGCGATTTCATCAGGAGTCAAGCATCTGCCAACATATAAGGCGGCAGCCTGGCAGGCGGCGCTAATGTCGGCGCTGCTCGACGCCATCCCTTTACCAACGGGAAGGTCAGAACATACCCTGACGCTCAGCTGCGCCTCGCCATGGCCGAGATACTGAAGCGTTTTGCGGACGGCGGTCAGCGTCTTGCTCCCCACGTTCCGGTGCGGCCGGCCGTCGCCGATAATTTCCACTTCTGAATAGAGATCTACCGGACAAGTAATTAGAAAATTTTCCCCGTCAATCGTGCCTTGGACGAGTTCGCCGCAGGTACCGGGGGCTCTAACTTTTACACCCATAGTGCTCTTCGCCCACTTTGTGTACTAGTCCGGTCACGTTACCGGCAAATCCTGTAAGGCATAGGCCACGCGCGCCTCGTCAAAGGTCGCCATTTCATTGAGAACCTTAACACCGGCGTCTACTAGTGTTAACCCGAGGGCAGCGCCTGTGCCTTCGCCAAGCCGCATACTGAGTTTTAGCATAGGCTTAAGGTTCAAATGTTCCAAAATAACTTTGTGGCCTGGTTCGGCCGACAGGTGAGCGGCAACCAGATAGGGCTGAACACGGTTGGTGAGACGATAAGCCGCAAGCGCCGCAGTAGATGAAATGAAACCATCCAGTACTACCAGCACTCGCCGTGCGGCCGCCGCCAAGATTACGCCGGTCAAGGCGGCAATCTCCAGCCCGCCCACCTTGGCCAGAACATCATAAACATTATTAGGATCCGGTCGGTTGACCGCGATAGCCTCCTCTACTACTTTAATTTTGTGCATTAACATTTTAGAACTAATACCCGTACCAAAGCCGACTACATCATGGGGTGCTCTACCGGTTAAGGCGCTCGTTACAGCCGAACTGGCCGTCGTATTGCCAATTCCCATTTCGCCAAGGGCAATAGCCTGAACGCCTTTATCGATAACGGCGTTGGCCACATCCAGACCAACATGGAGCGCCTGTACGACTTGCTCCTGACTCATGGCCGGCCCAAAGCGCATGTTAGCGGTTCCTGCCGCTACCTTCCGGTGTTGGATGGGCAAATCAGCGGGCAAATTAGCCCGGACGCCAACGTCAACCAACACAAGCTCGGCGTTGGCATGGCGTGCCAGTACATTAATCGCGGCCCCACCTTTTACAAAATTATAAATCATCTGTTCCGTTACTTCCTGCGGATAAAGACTAACCCCTTCGGCAGCAACCCCATGGTCGGCCGCCATTAGTATGATCGCTTTTTGGGGCAACGGTGGATGTTCTTGACGTAACGCCCCTGCTAACTGCTTAGCCCTTTCTTCCAGGGCGGCCAGACTCCCTAACGGTTTAGTCAGATTATCCAACCGGAATTGAACCCTGTTCATGACATCGTTATCCAAAGGCTCTATTTTGGCGATTGTAGCGCTTATTCTTTCCATGGCTATAACTCCATTTCTCCACATATTAGAAAGACAAACAATACCAACAGTTCGGTCATTTCTGTTATGGCCCCGTAGATATCGCCGGTGAGACCGCCAATTATCCCGGTGACATAGCGGCCAAACAGTACGGCGAAAGCCATCCCTGCCGCCAGGCTAAAAACAGCAGCCCGACCGAACGGGAAGATCAAAAGCAGGGTAAAGATAGTAGCTATATACAAAGCCCTTTTCCCGGCGTATTGGGCAAAAGCCTTGCCTATTCCTTCCGGCCGGGCGTAAGGGAAAACAGTAATGCCAACTACCATGGCCATGCGGCCGATAACAGGGGCGATAAACAGCGCTATGGGCCGGGAATAGGCGTCTATATCCAGCAGCATCGACCATTTTAATAGCAGCAGCGCGCCAAAGGCCATTACACCGTTGGCCCCAACTCGGCTGTCTTTCATGATTTCCAGCATTCGCTGCGGCGTCCTGCCGGAAAAAAGACCGTCAAATGTGTCCATAAATCCGTCGCCGTGCAGCCCACCGGTTAAAGCAAAACCGGCAACGACCAAGATAGCGGTCCATACATGATCCGGCAAGTAGGCATTGACTACACTGTCAAGCACGGCCAGCATGCTGCCGATAACCGCTCCGACTACAGGAAAGTACTTAACGCTGCGGCCGAATCCTTCCGGTGACCATACATTTTGCCGCACGATATGCAGCCGGGTCAAAAACTGAAGAGCGATAAAAAAATCATTCATCATCTTGGTTCGGCTGTTGCAATGCCGGCCTCCTCAAAAGTAGCCATGTCCCGAAGAAGTTTAATGCCAGCGTCAAGCAGCGTCATGGCCAGGCAGGCCCCTGTTCCTTCACCTAACCGCATCCCCATGTCGAGCACGGCACGAAGGCCTAAAACTTCAAGCATCTTGCCATGGGCAGGTTCTGCGGAAAGATGCGAGCCAATCATATAATTTCTTGCTTCTGGCGCTAAGCCGGCAGCGATAAGGGCTGCTCCCGTGGCAATAACGCCATCTATGACGGTAGGTACCCGCCGGGCGGCGCCTCCGAGAATAACGCCGGCCAGACCGGCGATATCATAGCCCCCGATTTTGCTGAGAACATCCAGGGCATCGCCCCGATTAGGCTTATTAACCAGTAATGCCTGCTGTACAACTTGCTGTTTAATTTTCAACCGCCCGTCGCCAATGCCTGAACCGCGCCCTACTGCCTGCTCAGGCGACAAACCGGTAAAAACGCTGGCAATAGCCGCCGTGGCCGTGGTATTGCCAATTCCCATTTCCGCCAACGCAAAAAGACCATATCCCTGATCGATACACATATTGGCTATCTCGATTCCTACCTCAAGGCCTTTCACTGCCTGCTCGCGGGTCATTGCCGGCCCTCGGGTGAAGTCTTCAGTACCATAGGCAATCTTACGGTTGATAATACGGGGGTGTTCCTTAAGATCCACGCGAACTCCCACATCAACAATAAACATATCGGCGCCGGCGTGACGGGCGAGCACGTTGGCCCCCGCTCCCCCTGACAAATAGTTGTAAACCATTTGTACGGTCACTTCCTGGGGATAGGCGCTTACGCCGTGAACGGCGACGCCATGGTCACCCGCCATCAAGACCATTGCTTTACGGGGAATTGACGGCATCTGTTCTCCCGTCATGCCGGCATAGTTAGCCACGAGCGTTTCCAACTCGCCAAGGCTGCCCTGCGGCTTGGTCAGCCGGTCGAAGCGGCGCTTTACCGCGGCGGCAGCTTGGTGAGCGACGGGGGGAATGTTGCGAATGGTTTGCTGTAATAATTCCAAGTCGTATTAACCTCCTCGATATTACCATATAAACACTAAGAAAAAAAGCACCGTTAAAAACGTAACCAAATACATCAGCCGGATTGTCTGTCTTATGTGATAAGGCGCCAAGGAATTTTTTGCTTCTCCCATGTAGGGCCGGAAAGAGGGAATGCCGCTATAGTAGTTTAACCCGCCCAAACGGATTCCCAGGGCTCCGGCCGCCCCCGCCTCGGCTATGCCACTGTTCGGACTGGGGTGTTTGGCCGCGTCACGCCAAATGGTCTTAGCAGCCCCCCATGCGTCAAACCGTAGCAGCCACGCGGCAATAATGATAAAAATACCTGTCAGGCGTGCCGGCAGATAATTAAAGACATCGTCTGTCCGCGCGGCAACCATGCCGAAATTACGGTATTTTTCGTTCTTATAACCTACCATCGAGTCGAGCGTATTCACCGCCCGGTACAGAAAAGCGAGCGGTACCCCGCCGATAGCAGCGTAAAACAGAGGGGAAACGATACCGTCGACAATATTCTCGGCAACCGTTTCTACCGTTGCCCGGGTTATTTCGGCTTCATCCAGTTTGTCGGTATCCCGCCCGACAATCCAACCAACCTTGAAACGGGCCTGCGCCAAATCACCCGTCGCCAAATAGCCGTAAATCTCCTGACCGGCCTCGGCCAGACTGCGGGGCGATATGACAAACGACAATAACAACGCTCCTCCGGCAAGCGCCGCTACCGGATGCCACTCCTGCAAAACTTTCATAATCAACCAGGTTATCCCATAGACAATGGCTAGCACGCTCGCTACCAAAACAGCCCCGGCCAGTTTTTGCGTAAAGGTCGAATGCTGCGGGCGCCGAAGTCCTTTCTCCAGGCTGGCAATCAGCTTGCCAATTAATACCACGGGATGATACTGGGAACGGGGATCGCCGATAAAGGCGTCAACGCTGACCGCAATTAACGGCAAAAATTTATCCAATTCGCTCAGCATCACCGGACACCCATGATACGATACAAAAGTTCCATGTTTAAACTCTTGCGGACAACTTTGGCCAAACGGTCGTAATTTGCCTGCTTCTTCGCCTGAATATCGGTGACCGTCGCCAGTGGGGCTAAACCTTTGCGCACCCGCAGCGCGTTAACCACCGCCCGGCGGTATTTGTCATTGTCGAAGATACCGTGTATGTAGGTTCCCATGACCAGGCCGTCAGGCCGCACCACGCCGTCATCATGGTAGCAAGGTTGTCCGGAACGGCTGGTAATGGTAAAGGCCGGCTGGACCGGGCCCGTAAACTCCGTACGGCCCATATGGATTTCATAGCCCTGCAGCTCGGTTTCGTCATATCCCAAGCCCAAAAAGCCATGGCTAATGCAGCGCGCCGTCACCTGATGGGTAATTTTTTCCGGGGCAAAAGTCGTAACGGTATCAAGCAGTCCCAGCCCATCCACCCGCTCATTATCCGATTCAGTGCGGTAGGGGTCGCGAATTTCCTGCCCCAGCATCTGATAACCGCCACAAATACCGACAACCGGTATGCCCGCGTCTACCAACCGAAGGATTTCCTGGTCATAGCCGTTACGGCGCAGATACAGCAGATCCTCGGTGGTATTTTTGCTGCCCGGCAGTACAATAAGATCTGGCTTGCCCAGTGTCTCACCCTGACGCACATAGCGGACGGTAACGCCTGCTTCACTTGCCAAGGCATCAAAATCGGTGAAATTGGAAATTGTCGGCAGGCGAAGTACGGCGATTTCGACCTCACCCCCACCGTCCGCCCGTTTTTCATCAAGAGAAACCGAATCTTCGTCGTCGATGCCCAAGTTTTCAAGATAAGGTACAACCCCAACCACAGGCTTGCCCGTCTTTTGTTCCAGAAAATTCAATGCCGGCTGCAAGAGGCTTATGTCGCCGCGGAACTTATTGATAATAATGCCTTTGACCAAATCGCGCTCATCCGGTTCCAACAGTTCAAGGGTACCGACTACCGATGCCAAAGCCCCTCCCCTGTCAATATCAGCTACCAAAAGTACCGGCGCCGGTGCCAGTTTGGCAATACGCATATTAACAATATCATTGGCCTTGAGATTAACTTCCGCGGGACTGCCCGCTCCCTCGATGACGATAACGTCGTACTCGGCATGAAGCTTGCGCAAACACTCCTTAATTACTTGCAGCGCCTGCCTGCTGTACCTGGAATGATACTCCTTGGCCGACATGGTTCCGACCGGCCGGCCAAGAACAATTACCTGCGAACAGGCGTTACCGGTCGGTTTTAGCAGGACCGGATTCATTTCTACTGCAGGCTCAAGCCCGGCCGCCTCGGCTTGGGCCACCTGGGCCCGGCCCATCTCCCCGCCTGTTTGGGTCACATATGAATTAAGGGCCATGTTCTGCGCCTTAAAGGGCACAACACGCATAGCATCCTGGTGGAAGATGCGGCATAAAGCGGTGGTCAGGATACTTTTCCCTACATGCGAGCCTGTTCCCTGTAGCATAATCGTTTTGGCCATTTAACTCCCCCCTGTCCGAACGGCCAACTGTTTAATATCTACCGCTAAGCCGCAAACTACCAGGTATACTTCGTCAGCGGCCGCGGCCACCCGTTGGTTGACCTTGCCGGCTACATCGCGGTACTCACGGGCAAGCGCATTATCTGGTACTATCCCCATGCCCACTTCGTTGGTTACAAAAATCACGGTCGCTTGACTGGCCTGCGCTGCCTCAATCAATTTGTCAATGGCGCCGATAATATACCGCTGCCTTTCCGCCGGCTCGGTCAATGTCGCGGCGGCCAAGAGCAGATTGCTTGTATAAAGCGTCAGACAATCAAATAGCACTACTTTAGCCGTTTGGGCGGCCTGCGCAATTGCCCGGTCGGCATCGACAGGGGCTTCAATCGTAAGCCATTCGGCCGGACGGCGGCGTTGATGAAGTTCTACCCTTAGCCGCATTTCTTCATCACCAACTTGCGCGGTTGCAATATAAACCACCGGTTCGCCCGCCGCGGCGGCATAATGCTCGGCAAAAGTACTTTTGCCGCTGCGAGCGCCGCCGGTGACCAGCACAATTTTACCTCTCATGTCTGTCACGTCCTCTAAACTTAATGCACTGCTCGACGAACCTTCCGGCCGCCTGCTTATTGCCGGCAAAATGAATATGCAGGTAAGAAGCCAAGATATTATCGGTCGCGAACCCCCCACGATAGGCTGCCCCCGTACGCACTTTCGTAAATTCGAAAGCCCAGGGAAAATCCGTGTAGTCGTCGGGAACCATGCGGGAAAAGTGGAATTCATGGCCCCGCAGCTTCTCACCGACCAAACATAATACAGTGTCGTGGAGCGCCCTTGTCTCCACGTATCCGACCGTTTGCAGGTTTGACTGCATTTCGCACACGGCTGGAATTAATCCCACCATATCATAAGCTTGGCCACCAAATCCGGAAATTTGTCGGCATAAATACATCAAACCGCCACACTCGGCATAAATGGGCATGCCGTCTTTCCCTGCCCGAAAAATAGCCTCACGCATCGGGCGATTCGCCGTAAGCCGTTCCAGAAACATTTCCGGAAAACCACCGCCTAGGACTAGTCCGTCGACGGGCGGTAAAAATTGGTCATATAGCGGGCTGAACTCTACCAGTTCCGCTCCCTGCGCAGTCAAAACATCTAAACTTTCCGGATAGTAAAAGGAAAATGCCTCATCCTTGGCCACGCCGATGCGAACGTGTCCCCTGTCACAACGCGAATTATCCAATGGTGCAACCAAAGGCGGAGCCTGTTTCGCCAAACTAATCAGTTCATCAACTGCGACTTGTTCGGCCATCCGGTCCGCCATAACGTCAACCGTTTTCCGCGCGTCGTGTTCAGTTACCGGTGTTAACCCGAGATGCCGCTGCGGCGTCGACAGCCGGTTATCGCGAAAAACTGCACCGAGCAAAGGAATACCCAGACGGGAAAATGCTTCGGCCACCATGGTGCGGTGTGTTTCCGAGCCGAGACGATTGACAATTACCCCAGCCAACCGGATATCTTGGTCATACAGTTTATAACCGAGCGCAATGGCGGCAGCGCTTTCGCCCATAGATTTGGCATCAATAACCAATATTACCGGAGCATCGAGCCGTTTGGCAATGACTGCCGTACTGCTGACCCCGCCCCGGCCGCCGTCATACAGCCCCATAACCCCTTCGATAAGGGCCAGCTCGCAACCGCTTGCCGTCTTTACAAACAGGCGAACCATTTCCTCCGGCGGCATCAGCCATGTATCAAGGTTATGCGCCCGCTTGCCACTGGCCAGGGCGTGATAGCCAGGGTCAATATAGTCGGGACCGACCTTATAAGATTGAACATTAAGCCCGCGCCGGGCCAGCGCCGCCAGCAAGCCGGTCACAATTGTCGTTTTACCGACCCCGCTATGCGTGCCGGCAATGACAAGCCGCGGTATTTGAAAACAAGTCATGCGCAATCCCCCTAATATTCCACGCCGCGCCTGGCGTCGATACCCTGCGCGATGGGGTGTTTAACGGCTTGGCAAATTGTTATGCTGTCGGCAAGATTTAATATTTCTTCCGGCATCTTTCTTCCTGTCAAAACAAGCTTCATCTTCGCCGGCCGCAGACTGATCAGTTTTATTACATTAGCGACCGGCAGCAGGCCACGGTTTACGGCATGACTAATTTCATCCAATATGACCATATCGGCGTCACCGGTGGTAATAACGTCTGCCGCAAATTTAAAGGCACGGTCGACAAAGCCGTGAATGGGGTTGCGGTTTTCCCGGAAACAGCGACCGCATTTGCAGCATACTTTGATGCCCATACGAATTTCCGCTGCATCAGGACAACCGAACCCAAATTGGCGAAGGATAAACCGCCCGGCAAAACTGGGCGCTGCGAATAACTCCCCCGTATATCCCGTACCCTTTAGAAACTGGACCATGACAACGCGTTCACCGTTACCTGCCGCGCGCAGTCCCATGCCCAAAGCAGCGGTGGTCTTGCCTTTGCCGTCGCCGGTATAGACGTAGACTTTACTTTCCCGCTGTGGTACACCCATCATGCATCCAACATATAAAGGAGAGCGTTAACGGCCGCCGCGGCTATCGGACTGCCGCCTTTATTGCCGATAACCGTAATATACGGGACAGGGGACTTGGCTATTAAAAGATCCTTCGCTTCAGCGGCGCCGACAAACCCAACGGGTACACCGATAATCAAAGCCGGTCTAATCTCCTGTTGTTCCATTAAACGCAAAAGTTCAAACAACGCTGTTGGCGCATTACCGATAGCGACAACGGCGCCATTAAGCCGCCGGCCAAAGGCGCGCATGGCCGCCATCGCGCGGGTTATGCCCTGCGTTTTCGCCAGGCGGGTAATTTCATTGTCAGCGACAAGACAATGCGCTTCGCCCCCATGCTCTGCCAGTTTGCGCTTGTTGATGCCAGTACGCACCATTTCGACGTCGGTAAAAATGTGGCATCCCGCTTTTAAGGCCGCGCAACCGGCACGAATCGCCTCAGGATGAAGCCGGATAATACTGGCATAATCGGGATCGCCCGCCGCATGGATAATCCGGGAAAACACCTTGATTTCCTGGGGCGACAAGTTCAAATCGCGAAGATACGGAGCGATAATATCCATACTGCGCGACTCAATGGCGGTTGGGTCAGTCAAAAATTCAATCATAAGACCTCCTGCACACGCTCCATCAAAATATCCGCGATACGGGAGTCGGCGCCGATATGCGGTGTCATAATTATTGTTATGTCGGGAAACTCCTGCTTAAGCGCTTCGATTTCTTCGGGAATGTCGCTTTGAATATGCATACCGT is a window of Sporolituus thermophilus DSM 23256 DNA encoding:
- the cobU gene encoding bifunctional adenosylcobinamide kinase/adenosylcobinamide-phosphate guanylyltransferase, coding for MRGKIVLVTGGARSGKSTFAEHYAAAAGEPVVYIATAQVGDEEMRLRVELHQRRRPAEWLTIEAPVDADRAIAQAAQTAKVVLFDCLTLYTSNLLLAAATLTEPAERQRYIIGAIDKLIEAAQASQATVIFVTNEVGMGIVPDNALAREYRDVAGKVNQRVAAAADEVYLVVCGLAVDIKQLAVRTGGS
- a CDS encoding precorrin-8X methylmutase, with product MEFLTDPTAIESRSMDIIAPYLRDLNLSPQEIKVFSRIIHAAGDPDYASIIRLHPEAIRAGCAALKAGCHIFTDVEMVRTGINKRKLAEHGGEAHCLVADNEITRLAKTQGITRAMAAMRAFGRRLNGAVVAIGNAPTALFELLRLMEQQEIRPALIIGVPVGFVGAAEAKDLLIAKSPVPYITVIGNKGGSPIAAAAVNALLYMLDA
- a CDS encoding cobyrinate a,c-diamide synthase; this encodes MTCFQIPRLVIAGTHSGVGKTTIVTGLLAALARRGLNVQSYKVGPDYIDPGYHALASGKRAHNLDTWLMPPEEMVRLFVKTASGCELALIEGVMGLYDGGRGGVSSTAVIAKRLDAPVILVIDAKSMGESAAAIALGYKLYDQDIRLAGVIVNRLGSETHRTMVAEAFSRLGIPLLGAVFRDNRLSTPQRHLGLTPVTEHDARKTVDVMADRMAEQVAVDELISLAKQAPPLVAPLDNSRCDRGHVRIGVAKDEAFSFYYPESLDVLTAQGAELVEFSPLYDQFLPPVDGLVLGGGFPEMFLERLTANRPMREAIFRAGKDGMPIYAECGGLMYLCRQISGFGGQAYDMVGLIPAVCEMQSNLQTVGYVETRALHDTVLCLVGEKLRGHEFHFSRMVPDDYTDFPWAFEFTKVRTGAAYRGGFATDNILASYLHIHFAGNKQAAGRFVEQCIKFRGRDRHER
- a CDS encoding cob(I)yrinic acid a,c-diamide adenosyltransferase, which encodes MGVPQRESKVYVYTGDGKGKTTAALGMGLRAAGNGERVVMVQFLKGTGYTGELFAAPSFAGRFILRQFGFGCPDAAEIRMGIKVCCKCGRCFRENRNPIHGFVDRAFKFAADVITTGDADMVILDEISHAVNRGLLPVANVIKLISLRPAKMKLVLTGRKMPEEILNLADSITICQAVKHPIAQGIDARRGVEY